From the genome of Muricauda sp. SCSIO 64092, one region includes:
- a CDS encoding bacterial transcriptional activator domain-containing protein: MSSKELTARLADLKAFQLKAPIKFQTLGRFALWREDDKVNAKDWGRDKTIQLIQYLISYRNKHALHKEQIMEHLWEEGDDRDFKVALHGVNKVLEPHRPARTEAIYVERQGVTYQLNLDLVWIDVDAIEKYIIIGNSALGNLPEIAKEAYQNAIVLYQGMYLPNRIFEDWSSEEREKTQVLILGALVNLAELLITTNPMESIRLAQQAIAIDKTWEDAYRIQMSAYIAKGNRPQALKTYQKCADILDEEYGIPPLPATRALLKEIEAIA; encoded by the coding sequence GTGTCAAGCAAGGAACTGACAGCCCGGTTGGCGGACCTTAAAGCGTTTCAGCTCAAAGCACCGATCAAATTTCAGACTTTGGGACGGTTCGCCCTATGGCGTGAAGACGATAAAGTCAATGCAAAGGATTGGGGAAGGGACAAAACCATCCAACTGATCCAATACCTTATTTCCTATCGGAACAAACACGCCCTCCACAAAGAACAGATTATGGAGCATTTGTGGGAAGAAGGTGACGATCGCGATTTTAAAGTGGCGCTCCACGGCGTGAATAAAGTGTTGGAACCCCATCGGCCCGCAAGAACGGAAGCCATTTATGTAGAACGCCAGGGCGTGACCTATCAACTGAATCTGGATTTGGTTTGGATCGATGTTGATGCCATTGAAAAATACATCATCATCGGCAATAGCGCGCTGGGCAACCTTCCCGAAATTGCAAAAGAGGCGTACCAAAATGCCATTGTACTCTATCAGGGGATGTATCTGCCCAATCGGATTTTTGAAGATTGGTCCTCCGAGGAACGCGAAAAAACACAGGTTCTGATTCTTGGCGCATTGGTGAACCTTGCCGAACTATTGATAACCACCAACCCCATGGAAAGTATTCGCCTTGCGCAACAGGCGATTGCCATTGACAAAACCTGGGAGGACGCCTACCGCATTCAAATGTCGGCCTATATTGCCAAGGGCAATCGGCCGCAAGCCCTAAAAACCTATCAAAAATGTGCCGATATCCTTGATGAGGAATATGGGATACCCCCGCTCCCGGCCACAAGGGCATTGTTAAAGGAAATCGAAGCCATTGCTTGA
- a CDS encoding TetR family transcriptional regulator C-terminal domain-containing protein, whose protein sequence is MASKQKIAEEDLIDFYMDAVVKYEGKPASIEDLASDYDFHPDGFYEYYAGFEDLDRSIFKILIDTSIATLAESPDFVSFDKKDKLLSLFYTLFENFTLNRDFVLLTIKSYGLSFDALSLFKELKESFIAFIDSLQLETFRISESLESIQKRSIREGVWIQFLLTVKFWMSDDSHQCHKTDIFIEKSINTGMELLNTKSLQNIIDLGKFLYAEKIKSKDPS, encoded by the coding sequence TTGGCAAGTAAACAGAAAATAGCAGAAGAAGATCTGATCGATTTTTATATGGATGCCGTTGTGAAATACGAAGGCAAACCAGCTTCGATAGAAGATTTGGCAAGTGACTATGATTTTCACCCCGATGGATTCTATGAATACTACGCGGGTTTTGAAGATTTGGACAGGTCCATATTCAAGATTCTAATCGATACGTCCATTGCCACGCTGGCCGAAAGTCCTGATTTTGTGTCATTTGACAAAAAGGACAAATTATTGAGCCTTTTTTACACGCTTTTCGAAAATTTTACGTTGAATCGGGATTTTGTTTTACTTACCATAAAAAGTTACGGTCTCAGTTTTGATGCCCTGTCACTTTTTAAAGAATTGAAGGAAAGTTTTATCGCCTTTATCGATTCGTTGCAGTTGGAGACCTTCAGGATAAGTGAGAGTTTGGAATCCATTCAAAAAAGATCGATCAGGGAAGGCGTTTGGATACAGTTTTTGTTGACGGTCAAGTTTTGGATGTCCGATGATTCCCATCAATGCCATAAAACGGATATTTTCATTGAAAAGTCCATCAATACGGGCATGGAATTATTGAACACCAAATCATTGCAAAATATCATTGACCTGGGTAAATTTTTATATGCTGAAAAAATAAAGTCGAAAGATCCCTCATGA
- a CDS encoding ABC1 kinase family protein, whose product MKTSKRIPLSKLQRTSKLMQTGAKVGVNYLKYYGDKMVNSEEEAKARLDENNANDIYDSLKTLKGSALKMAQMMSMEKSIMPKAFVEKFSLAQFSVPPLSAPLVLKTFKRSFGKFPHQLFDQFNNKAMNAASIGQVHLAEKNGQQFAVKIQYPGVAQSIRSDLAIVKPVAMKMFNISGEHSEQYFKEVENKLVEETDYELELAQSQEIKLWCGHLPNLRFPTYYPEYSSPEIITMDWMHGAHLSEFAQTNTDQEAANLVGQTLWDFYMYQMHVLHKVHADPHPGNFLVSNAHEVIALDFGCMKAIPEDFYNPYFELFKWEVINDPDSFEKNLFALEVLKEEDSETERAFFTKLFFEVLEWFTKPFQVETFDFSDREFFDKISAFGEQYLKKSTLMNMNADRGSKHIIYMNRTFFGLYSLMFDLKAKDIKTHNYTQFVQNTDQELLVK is encoded by the coding sequence ATGAAGACTTCAAAGAGAATTCCACTTTCAAAGCTACAGCGCACCTCAAAATTGATGCAAACAGGTGCCAAAGTTGGCGTGAATTATTTGAAGTACTATGGGGACAAAATGGTCAATTCGGAGGAAGAGGCAAAAGCACGATTGGATGAAAACAATGCCAATGATATTTACGACAGTTTAAAAACCCTGAAGGGCAGTGCCCTAAAGATGGCGCAAATGATGAGCATGGAAAAAAGCATCATGCCAAAAGCCTTCGTAGAAAAGTTTTCACTCGCCCAATTCTCCGTACCCCCACTTTCAGCACCTCTAGTGCTAAAAACATTCAAACGGTCCTTTGGAAAATTTCCCCATCAACTATTTGACCAATTCAACAATAAGGCCATGAACGCCGCCAGTATCGGTCAAGTGCATCTGGCCGAAAAAAACGGACAGCAATTCGCGGTAAAAATCCAATATCCCGGAGTGGCGCAGAGCATTCGATCGGATCTGGCCATTGTAAAGCCGGTAGCCATGAAAATGTTCAACATCTCGGGTGAGCATTCGGAACAGTATTTTAAAGAGGTGGAAAACAAACTTGTGGAGGAAACCGATTATGAACTGGAACTCGCCCAAAGTCAGGAAATCAAACTATGGTGTGGTCATCTTCCAAATTTGAGGTTTCCGACCTATTATCCGGAATATTCCTCTCCAGAAATTATTACCATGGATTGGATGCATGGCGCACACCTTTCCGAATTTGCCCAAACCAATACCGACCAAGAGGCAGCCAATTTAGTGGGACAGACGCTGTGGGACTTTTATATGTACCAAATGCACGTTTTGCATAAGGTCCATGCCGACCCACATCCCGGCAATTTTCTCGTTTCCAATGCACATGAGGTCATCGCACTGGATTTTGGTTGTATGAAGGCCATCCCGGAAGACTTTTATAATCCTTATTTTGAGCTGTTCAAATGGGAGGTCATCAATGATCCGGATAGTTTTGAAAAAAACCTTTTTGCCCTTGAGGTATTGAAGGAAGAGGACAGCGAAACGGAACGTGCTTTTTTCACCAAACTATTCTTTGAGGTATTGGAATGGTTTACCAAACCTTTTCAAGTGGAAACCTTTGATTTCTCCGACCGGGAATTTTTTGATAAAATCTCGGCCTTCGGGGAACAGTATCTGAAAAAGTCCACCCTAATGAACATGAATGCCGATAGGGGATCAAAACATATCATTTACATGAACAGGACTTTTTTTGGACTGTACAGTTTGATGTTCGACCTGAAGGCCAAAGACATAAAAACACACAATTACACCCAGTTTGTTCAAAACACTGACCAAGAACTGCTGGTAAAATAA
- a CDS encoding WS/DGAT/MGAT family O-acyltransferase, producing MASKIDLKDIAQEVFDGNFKQISGYEAAFLYAESPTSPMHIATLVIVEGSMNFKDFKRIVASKLHLIPKFRQRLLHVPMDLDYPYWVDDPNFELDLHLNRMKLADPSNWESLRRTTSRIFSAPLDLRRPLWSIHFIEGIDEIPQIPKGSVAIVSKVHHVMIDGSSGVGLMGILFDKDDKVRTIDKSEIKKYDPNPLPDDISLLLKSGYGFLKNPLRIPKTIADTAIAFVKNKASKTLSIQKEFATARYPVPITIFNGNVSPRRTWGTAILSFDRVNSLRKLVGVSINDLILAVCAGAIRRYLQEKEKLPLQPLVANVPISIRGENDDSQNNQIANMLVQLGTHIEDPLERLEYIQEQTMLGKARHKTMGAKTLAKIADAVPFGLANLAARIYGKYNIKDLHRPPFNVTITNVPGPTKLLYLNGHKVVSIFGLTPVANGFGLIIAAFSYNGKISITTTSDKRTMPDCYVFSRYIRESANELEELILGSQKKKSPAGKSAKQKSESTAFFNALRRYLKKETGLIKKYQGVYHVHVDMGATSECWEIDLTKEAATVKKTTTLDPKTVLEIEDANLYALYKKKLLFDELKIQQRLKLSGTVANKRKLTNLIKAFLTR from the coding sequence ATGGCATCGAAAATAGATCTGAAGGATATTGCCCAAGAAGTATTTGACGGGAATTTTAAACAAATTTCGGGTTATGAAGCGGCTTTTCTTTATGCGGAATCGCCCACAAGCCCAATGCATATTGCCACTTTGGTCATCGTTGAAGGTTCCATGAATTTTAAGGATTTCAAAAGAATAGTCGCCTCCAAACTCCATTTGATCCCAAAATTCAGACAACGCCTCCTGCACGTACCCATGGATTTGGATTACCCCTATTGGGTCGATGATCCCAATTTTGAGCTGGACCTACATCTTAACCGAATGAAACTGGCCGATCCCTCCAACTGGGAATCCTTGCGAAGAACAACCTCCCGCATCTTTAGTGCACCCCTGGATTTAAGGCGGCCACTTTGGTCCATCCACTTTATAGAAGGGATAGATGAAATCCCCCAAATTCCCAAAGGCTCTGTGGCCATAGTCAGCAAAGTGCACCATGTCATGATCGACGGTAGCTCCGGAGTGGGCCTAATGGGTATTCTATTTGACAAAGACGACAAGGTCAGGACCATTGACAAATCGGAAATCAAAAAGTACGATCCCAACCCCTTACCGGATGATATCAGTTTACTACTGAAAAGTGGGTACGGCTTTTTAAAAAATCCGCTCAGAATTCCAAAAACCATAGCCGATACCGCAATAGCCTTTGTGAAAAACAAGGCTTCAAAAACCTTAAGCATCCAAAAGGAATTTGCCACGGCACGTTATCCCGTACCGATTACCATATTTAATGGAAACGTTTCCCCCAGAAGAACATGGGGAACGGCAATCCTTTCATTTGACCGTGTCAATAGCTTGCGAAAACTGGTCGGTGTCAGTATCAACGATCTTATTTTGGCCGTCTGCGCCGGGGCGATACGACGTTATCTTCAAGAGAAGGAAAAACTGCCCTTGCAACCTTTGGTCGCCAATGTCCCCATCTCCATACGTGGTGAAAATGACGATTCACAAAACAATCAAATAGCCAATATGCTGGTTCAATTGGGCACGCATATTGAAGATCCTTTGGAGCGTTTGGAATACATTCAGGAACAGACCATGCTGGGCAAGGCAAGACATAAGACCATGGGTGCCAAAACCCTGGCAAAAATAGCGGATGCCGTACCTTTCGGATTGGCCAACCTTGCCGCCAGGATCTACGGCAAATACAATATCAAGGACTTGCATCGCCCCCCATTCAATGTAACCATTACCAATGTACCTGGACCAACAAAACTGCTCTACCTGAATGGGCACAAGGTGGTTTCCATTTTTGGTTTGACCCCAGTGGCAAATGGTTTTGGTCTGATCATTGCCGCCTTCAGTTACAATGGTAAAATCAGTATTACCACCACTTCGGACAAGCGGACGATGCCGGATTGTTATGTTTTCTCAAGGTACATCCGCGAATCCGCCAATGAACTGGAAGAATTGATTTTAGGGAGCCAGAAGAAAAAGTCCCCGGCGGGGAAATCCGCAAAACAAAAAAGTGAAAGCACCGCTTTTTTCAATGCCTTAAGGCGGTATTTGAAAAAGGAAACCGGACTTATCAAAAAATACCAGGGCGTCTACCACGTTCATGTAGATATGGGTGCCACCAGCGAATGTTGGGAAATTGACCTCACCAAAGAAGCGGCTACCGTTAAAAAAACAACGACACTGGACCCGAAAACCGTTTTGGAAATTGAGGATGCCAACCTATATGCGCTGTACAAGAAAAAACTGTTGTTTGATGAACTAAAAATTCAACAACGCTTAAAATTATCCGGTACCGTGGCCAACAAACGTAAGTTGACGAATCTTATTAAAGCCTTTTTAACCCGATAA
- a CDS encoding alpha/beta hydrolase encodes MYYKTNTFTAKDGEIICYYKWETLNANKNRGIVQIAHGIGEHAGRYDSIAHRLQQEGFTVYANDHRAHGKTAEIKRLFGFYDGKNYFEDVVEDMHSLTGLMRNEHPEAKFILFGHSMGSLLSRKYVLRYGDEIDALILSGTANFIKGLGHFGLASTKVVSAIRGRERGNETLRSFFFDEFNKKFKPNRTKLDWISSDEAAVDAFEADPYRIENFSVGVFADILINSRELNKKSAFVNTPDKLPILIFSGDEDPVGEMGKGVSKVAKNYEKNGNETLTFNLYKGGRHEMLNEKNSQEVEEDMITWLNTYIP; translated from the coding sequence ATGTATTACAAGACCAATACATTTACCGCCAAGGACGGTGAAATTATCTGCTACTATAAGTGGGAAACCCTTAATGCCAACAAGAATCGCGGCATTGTGCAGATTGCCCATGGTATTGGGGAGCATGCAGGGCGTTATGACAGCATAGCCCACCGTTTGCAGCAAGAAGGGTTCACCGTTTATGCCAACGATCATCGGGCACATGGGAAAACGGCGGAAATAAAGCGGCTTTTTGGTTTTTATGATGGCAAAAATTACTTTGAGGATGTGGTGGAAGACATGCATTCCCTAACCGGGTTGATGCGCAACGAACACCCTGAAGCTAAATTTATTTTGTTCGGCCATAGCATGGGGTCCCTTTTGAGTCGAAAATACGTGCTCCGTTATGGCGATGAAATTGATGCCTTGATTTTATCGGGCACGGCAAATTTTATCAAGGGATTGGGACATTTTGGGTTGGCAAGCACAAAAGTGGTAAGCGCTATCCGGGGGCGGGAACGCGGCAATGAAACCCTGAGAAGCTTCTTCTTTGATGAATTCAATAAAAAATTCAAGCCCAATCGAACAAAATTGGATTGGATAAGTAGCGACGAAGCCGCCGTGGATGCCTTTGAGGCCGATCCCTATCGCATTGAGAACTTTTCCGTTGGGGTTTTTGCCGATATTCTAATCAATTCCAGGGAATTGAATAAAAAAAGTGCTTTTGTAAATACCCCGGACAAATTACCCATTTTAATCTTTTCGGGAGATGAAGATCCCGTGGGTGAAATGGGAAAAGGGGTAAGCAAAGTGGCCAAGAACTATGAAAAGAATGGCAACGAAACCCTTACGTTCAACCTCTACAAAGGAGGCAGGCACGAAATGCTCAACGAAAAGAACAGTCAAGAAGTGGAGGAAGATATGATAACATGGCTTAACACCTACATCCCCTAG
- a CDS encoding esterase/lipase family protein, with amino-acid sequence MEDKLHLYETFIKFTAYLGVRGGLPITKVKKILTGSFKIHAYSDELMPIVKEVTSDDKDLDFLFDECIRMCDELGPSREYFTLITLLENITNEITRKGNPEADELSKKVLSRFREEITLINQKIPKPPLFNMLLESRSLVEWASIYAIYPFIPKRIKGEGKPVLLIPPYLGDDYSTSFVRRYLTSLGFKTYKWDQGFNLVKSHYIPRLEEKLDDIYRIHGEKVSIVGWSGGGLFAKIIANRHPKQVQQIVTIGSPVWGVMDMKTPVNGILEFFRGKSLKERNKRFIEELEPIPNVPITCIYTKTDGLLPWKHCMEAESYRDDIKNIEVYGSHSGLGANVSVLLITANALSANIQGKTIKETTLEVERILYPFYWNKKKRSLFFLN; translated from the coding sequence ATGGAAGATAAATTGCATTTATATGAGACTTTTATCAAATTCACGGCCTATTTAGGGGTACGCGGCGGGCTTCCCATTACGAAAGTCAAGAAAATCCTAACGGGAAGTTTTAAAATTCACGCGTATTCGGATGAACTGATGCCCATTGTCAAAGAAGTGACCTCGGACGATAAGGACCTGGATTTTCTGTTTGATGAATGTATTCGAATGTGTGATGAATTGGGCCCAAGTCGTGAATACTTTACACTGATTACCTTACTGGAGAACATCACCAATGAAATAACCCGAAAAGGCAATCCGGAAGCCGATGAACTATCCAAAAAGGTCTTGAGCAGATTCAGGGAAGAAATAACACTGATCAATCAGAAGATCCCCAAACCTCCCCTATTCAATATGCTTTTGGAAAGTAGGTCCCTGGTTGAATGGGCGTCCATTTATGCCATTTACCCTTTTATTCCCAAACGCATTAAAGGAGAGGGCAAGCCCGTACTATTGATTCCCCCCTATTTGGGTGATGATTATTCAACGTCCTTTGTCCGTCGGTATCTGACCTCCTTAGGTTTTAAGACCTATAAATGGGACCAGGGCTTCAATTTGGTCAAATCGCACTACATCCCACGCCTTGAGGAAAAGCTGGATGATATCTATCGGATTCACGGTGAAAAAGTAAGTATCGTAGGTTGGAGCGGAGGGGGCCTTTTTGCCAAGATCATTGCCAATCGCCATCCCAAGCAGGTACAACAGATTGTAACCATTGGTTCACCCGTATGGGGGGTTATGGACATGAAAACCCCGGTCAATGGCATTTTGGAGTTTTTTAGGGGAAAATCCCTAAAGGAAAGGAACAAAAGGTTTATCGAAGAACTTGAACCCATACCCAATGTGCCGATTACGTGTATTTACACAAAAACAGATGGCCTATTGCCCTGGAAACATTGCATGGAAGCCGAAAGCTATCGGGATGACATAAAGAATATTGAAGTGTACGGCAGCCATTCGGGCCTGGGTGCCAACGTCAGTGTTCTGTTGATAACGGCCAATGCACTGAGTGCCAATATTCAAGGGAAAACGATCAAAGAGACCACCTTGGAAGTAGAACGCATCCTTTATCCTTTTTACTGGAACAAGAAAAAAAGAAGTTTGTTTTTTTTAAATTAG
- a CDS encoding HAD-IB family hydrolase: MQDIINSEKFQESLKQAAKDHKLAIEDVQKEAEKYIKELYAQQHPAARLVSVRGFNYILSRAYSEKIDVDPKGIKKLMKLMRKHSVAFIMTHKTYLDTLVLISTLARYGMPVPYSFGGINLAFPGLKQLGKSAGIVFIRRSFKDNPIYKIALRHYISTIIDKGDHLTWNIEGTRSRTGKILHPQMGILKYIMDAEKQSSRDVKYVPVSIAYDLIPDVKEMTEQAKGAKKKSENLSEGIKYVRSLGSNYGRAAIRFGNPVEIDETHNVAVPQFEDDTYKRKDTLPFFAFDLINQMSRITPVSTVSLICNVLLNDFALTKKEIEFKVKKLMEYIGKKQEDSLMDRGNPIAVSVQKALNLLQAGHIIRKSRAGQKAQFSVISTEYLSATYYANMVAGHLYHSAFVEMALVKVKDDTSPDRIVHFWEEIMNLRNLFKFEFFYTNKAKFSDEIEAELNRFDKNWREILNDPKRDVSEILKKQDLFISRALLLSYIEANKVVCHTLSHWDENDIFTEEEFLELCIFKGKELHWHSRITRLGSISKPFLSNAYRFAENAGLGITDQKTNHKGLEAWMHQLEDLTARLTYLKEIEVEPSTKSLGLLARQNSLVPEATIPKSRKKIEEAEEGPHIAAYFDLDRTIINDFSAKRFMRTRLFSGETTAKEYITQFMTALVFSFGNRDFEVLTKIAALGVKGIPEKVFADLGQEVFEEYLLPTIYPESRELIKKHFEKGHRVVIISAATPYQTNPVARELGISDVYCTQMELQNGKFTGRIAEMRWGEGKARAARIFARENTIDLSKSYFYSDSFDDYPLFKIVGKPVATNPDNALSQVAFENDWPILRFKEPSEKPVVNGLRTGLAAASIYPSAVRGAVKGLVTLSRQEAANTTFSSIGDFGTRLAGLQISVRGKRNLTDFRPAVFCFNHQSAADFFIIMKLLRRDFTGVAKKELERTPIGPIFKALGAIYIDRSNKTKAIEAMKPAVEALKNGVSVAIAPEGTRSGTAELGPFKKGAFHLAMQAGVPIVPIVIKNAYQAVKKGSMMLRPTHIEVVVLDPVETALWKRKNLNQYIEEVRELFVAELNH; the protein is encoded by the coding sequence ATGCAGGACATCATTAATAGCGAAAAATTTCAGGAGTCTTTAAAGCAAGCAGCTAAAGACCACAAGCTAGCTATTGAAGATGTTCAAAAAGAAGCAGAAAAATACATTAAGGAACTCTATGCCCAGCAACACCCTGCGGCAAGACTGGTTTCCGTACGGGGTTTTAACTATATTCTTTCCAGGGCCTACAGTGAAAAAATAGATGTTGACCCCAAGGGCATCAAAAAGCTGATGAAATTGATGCGGAAGCATTCCGTCGCTTTTATCATGACCCACAAGACCTATCTGGATACCTTGGTCCTCATCTCCACCTTGGCACGTTATGGGATGCCCGTACCCTATTCCTTTGGGGGGATAAACCTGGCCTTCCCCGGATTGAAGCAATTGGGGAAAAGTGCCGGTATAGTTTTTATCCGTAGAAGTTTTAAGGACAACCCGATCTATAAAATTGCGCTTAGGCACTACATTTCCACTATTATAGACAAGGGGGACCACCTTACCTGGAATATTGAAGGCACCCGTTCCCGGACGGGTAAAATCCTGCATCCCCAAATGGGTATCCTAAAGTACATCATGGATGCTGAAAAGCAGAGTTCCAGGGATGTTAAGTATGTCCCCGTTTCCATAGCATACGACCTTATTCCGGACGTCAAGGAAATGACGGAGCAAGCAAAAGGGGCCAAAAAAAAGTCGGAAAACCTTTCCGAAGGCATCAAATACGTTCGAAGCCTGGGAAGCAATTATGGTAGGGCCGCCATCCGTTTTGGTAATCCGGTCGAAATCGATGAAACCCATAATGTCGCGGTTCCCCAATTTGAGGATGATACCTATAAGCGTAAGGACACTTTGCCCTTTTTCGCCTTCGATCTTATCAATCAAATGTCCAGGATTACCCCGGTTTCCACGGTTTCCCTGATTTGCAATGTGCTCCTTAATGACTTTGCACTGACCAAAAAGGAAATCGAATTCAAGGTGAAAAAGCTGATGGAATACATTGGCAAAAAGCAAGAGGATTCGCTTATGGATAGGGGCAATCCCATTGCCGTGAGTGTACAAAAAGCTTTAAATCTGCTTCAAGCGGGCCATATCATTCGCAAAAGCAGGGCTGGGCAAAAAGCGCAGTTCAGTGTGATTTCCACGGAGTACCTGTCGGCCACCTATTATGCCAATATGGTTGCGGGCCATCTGTACCACTCCGCATTTGTGGAGATGGCCCTGGTAAAAGTGAAAGACGATACGTCCCCAGATAGAATAGTTCATTTTTGGGAGGAAATCATGAACCTTCGCAATCTTTTCAAATTTGAATTTTTCTATACCAACAAGGCGAAATTCAGTGATGAAATTGAAGCAGAGCTCAATCGGTTCGATAAAAATTGGCGGGAAATACTGAATGACCCCAAAAGGGATGTTTCCGAAATCCTGAAAAAACAAGATCTATTCATCTCCAGGGCGTTGCTCCTTTCCTATATTGAAGCGAACAAGGTGGTATGCCATACGTTGAGCCATTGGGACGAGAACGACATATTCACGGAAGAAGAGTTCCTGGAGCTTTGCATTTTTAAGGGAAAAGAGCTCCATTGGCATAGTCGAATCACGCGATTGGGAAGTATTTCAAAACCCTTTTTAAGCAATGCCTATCGCTTTGCCGAAAATGCCGGACTTGGCATAACCGACCAAAAGACAAACCACAAGGGACTCGAAGCTTGGATGCACCAACTTGAGGACTTGACGGCACGATTGACATACCTGAAGGAAATCGAGGTGGAACCCAGCACCAAAAGCCTGGGATTGTTAGCACGCCAAAATAGTTTGGTGCCCGAGGCGACAATACCCAAATCGAGAAAAAAAATAGAAGAAGCAGAAGAAGGACCGCACATAGCCGCCTATTTTGATCTGGATCGGACCATAATCAATGACTTTTCCGCAAAGCGATTTATGCGTACCCGGTTATTTAGTGGGGAAACAACGGCCAAGGAATACATTACCCAATTTATGACGGCCCTGGTCTTTTCATTCGGCAATCGCGATTTTGAAGTGCTGACCAAAATTGCCGCCTTGGGGGTCAAAGGGATTCCTGAAAAGGTTTTTGCCGATCTGGGCCAGGAGGTATTTGAGGAATACCTGTTACCGACCATCTACCCGGAATCCCGTGAATTGATCAAAAAACATTTCGAAAAAGGACATCGGGTGGTCATTATCTCGGCCGCTACCCCCTACCAAACCAATCCCGTTGCCAGGGAATTGGGGATTTCCGATGTGTATTGCACCCAGATGGAATTGCAAAACGGAAAATTTACGGGGCGCATTGCAGAGATGCGTTGGGGTGAAGGCAAAGCAAGGGCCGCACGAATCTTTGCCAGGGAGAATACTATTGACCTCTCCAAAAGCTATTTTTATTCGGATAGTTTTGATGATTATCCCTTATTCAAAATTGTGGGCAAACCCGTGGCCACAAACCCGGATAATGCGCTTTCCCAGGTAGCCTTTGAGAACGACTGGCCCATTCTTCGATTTAAGGAGCCCAGTGAAAAACCGGTGGTCAATGGCTTACGTACGGGCCTGGCGGCTGCGAGCATTTATCCGTCTGCGGTAAGGGGCGCGGTAAAGGGATTGGTCACCCTATCAAGACAGGAGGCGGCCAATACCACCTTTTCAAGTATTGGTGACTTTGGTACACGCCTGGCCGGATTGCAAATATCCGTGAGGGGCAAACGTAACCTGACCGATTTTCGCCCTGCAGTATTTTGTTTTAACCACCAGAGCGCAGCCGATTTCTTCATTATCATGAAACTCTTACGCAGGGATTTTACCGGGGTTGCCAAAAAAGAACTGGAAAGAACACCTATTGGCCCTATATTCAAAGCGTTGGGGGCCATCTATATTGACCGAAGCAACAAAACAAAGGCCATAGAGGCCATGAAACCGGCGGTGGAGGCATTGAAAAATGGCGTTTCGGTGGCTATTGCCCCCGAGGGAACACGGAGTGGTACCGCAGAATTGGGACCTTTTAAAAAAGGGGCCTTTCATCTGGCCATGCAAGCTGGGGTTCCCATTGTTCCCATTGTCATCAAAAATGCGTACCAAGCGGTGAAAAAAGGTTCCATGATGTTGCGTCCCACACATATTGAGGTAGTGGTATTGGATCCCGTGGAAACGGCACTTTGGAAACGGAAAAACTTGAATCAATACATTGAAGAGGTACGTGAACTGTTCGTTGCGGAGCTGAATCACTAA